GATTCACGGCCTGCCCGCGAAGAAGGTCGCCAGGACGCTGGGGCTGCTGCCCCAGTCCTCGATCGCGCCGGAGGGCATCACCGTGGCGGATCTCGTGGCCCGGGGGCGCTATCCGCACCAGGGGCTGCTGCGGCAGTGGTCGCCCGAGGACGAACGCATTGTCGAGGAATCGATGGCGTCGACCGGTGTCGGTGAGCTCGGCGATCGCTATGTCGACGAATTGTCCGGCGGTCAGCGCCAGCGGGTCTGGATCGCGATGGCGCTCGCGCAGCAGACGCCTCTGCTGCTGCTCGACGAACCGACGACGTACCTCGACATCCAGCACCAGATCGACGTGCTCGACCTGTGTGCTGAGCTGCACGAGACACAGGGGCGCACGCTGGTGGCGGTCCTGCACGATCTGAACCACGCCGCGCGGTACGCCACGCACCTCATCGCCATGCGGGAGGGCGCGGTGATCGCGGAGGGCGCGCCCGGGGAGATCGTCACCGCGGAGCTGGTGGAGCGGGTGTTCGGGCTGCGGTGCCAGGTGATCTCCGATCCGGAGACGGGGACGCCGCTGGTGATTCCCGCTGCGCGGAAGCGCGGTGCGCGCGTTGCGGGGGCGGTGCCGGTGCCGGTGTCCGGGGGCGCGTGACCTTCGGCCACGCCTTGTCCTCAAGCGCCGGACGGGCTTGAAGGGTGTCCTCAAGCGCCGGACGGGCTTGAAGGGTGTCCTCAAGCGCCGGACGGGCTTGAAGGGTGTCCTCAAGCGCCGGACGGGCTTGAAAGGTGTCCGCAAGCGCCGGACCGGCTTGGTGGTGTCCTCAAGCGCCGGACGGGCTTGAAGGTGTTCTCAAGTGTCGGACGGGCTT
This genomic interval from Streptomyces sp. NBC_00464 contains the following:
- a CDS encoding ABC transporter ATP-binding protein; this translates as MQRLTADSVTLGYDQRVIAENLSVEIPDHSFTVIVGPNACGKSTLLRALSRMLKPTRGRVLLDGESIHGLPAKKVARTLGLLPQSSIAPEGITVADLVARGRYPHQGLLRQWSPEDERIVEESMASTGVGELGDRYVDELSGGQRQRVWIAMALAQQTPLLLLDEPTTYLDIQHQIDVLDLCAELHETQGRTLVAVLHDLNHAARYATHLIAMREGAVIAEGAPGEIVTAELVERVFGLRCQVISDPETGTPLVIPAARKRGARVAGAVPVPVSGGA